The Bacteriovorax sp. Seq25_V genome includes a region encoding these proteins:
- a CDS encoding MauE/DoxX family redox-associated membrane protein: MSFKIFVIVCRFFLATTYLWVIADRLSLLGPAGNMGVVWGNFETFLNYTASITPWFPKQLSYVLGYVATIVELVLAIFFVFNIKLKETFLASFLLLVTFTISMIFSLGFKQAYDFIIFTILLATSNWYIFWRIKKAQG, from the coding sequence ATGTCTTTCAAAATTTTTGTTATTGTTTGTAGATTTTTTCTAGCTACGACATACTTATGGGTAATTGCAGACAGATTAAGCCTACTTGGTCCTGCTGGAAATATGGGAGTTGTCTGGGGAAATTTTGAGACGTTTTTGAATTATACAGCAAGCATAACCCCATGGTTTCCAAAGCAACTCTCTTACGTTCTGGGCTATGTCGCGACAATTGTCGAGCTTGTATTGGCGATTTTTTTCGTCTTCAATATTAAATTAAAAGAAACTTTCTTAGCAAGTTTTCTACTTCTAGTGACCTTCACTATTAGTATGATTTTCTCATTAGGCTTTAAGCAAGCTTATGACTTTATTATTTTTACAATTTTATTGGCCACGTCAAATTGGTATATCTTTTGGAGAATCAAAAAAGCACAGGGCTAA
- a CDS encoding class I SAM-dependent methyltransferase translates to MRTSAEFWDNISHKYAKKAVPSQDIYEEKLSRTQKLFNKDSIVMEFGCGTGTTALIHSPFVKEIVAYDYSAGMIDIANQKKNEKQLSNVTFEVKAVEDIPFHTNTYDVIMAHSVLHLTKNNEQILKKAYDALKPGGHMVSSSGCIKEMNIFIRGLIPLLASVGKAPEITTFTANEMIELHKQTGFKIYDAWSYKKGELFLIAQK, encoded by the coding sequence ATGAGAACATCAGCAGAATTTTGGGATAATATATCACACAAGTATGCAAAGAAGGCGGTGCCTTCACAAGATATCTATGAAGAAAAGCTATCGAGGACACAGAAGCTTTTTAATAAGGATTCGATCGTAATGGAGTTTGGTTGTGGAACGGGGACAACAGCTTTAATCCATAGTCCTTTTGTGAAGGAAATTGTCGCTTATGATTACTCCGCTGGAATGATCGATATCGCTAATCAGAAAAAAAATGAGAAGCAGTTAAGCAATGTCACTTTTGAGGTTAAGGCAGTAGAGGATATACCGTTTCATACTAATACTTATGATGTCATCATGGCCCATAGTGTTTTACATTTAACTAAAAATAACGAGCAAATTCTTAAAAAAGCTTATGACGCTTTAAAGCCTGGAGGCCATATGGTCTCTAGTTCAGGGTGCATCAAGGAGATGAATATTTTTATTCGTGGCCTTATTCCTTTGCTCGCTTCAGTGGGGAAGGCCCCTGAGATTACCACGTTTACAGCTAATGAGATGATCGAGTTGCATAAACAAACAGGCTTTAAAATTTATGATGCTTGGTCTTATAAAAAAGGTGAGCTATTTTTAATCGCTCAAAAATAA
- a CDS encoding zinc ribbon domain-containing protein, with amino-acid sequence MALINCPECKKEVSDKASACPNCGNPLSSHIQKNHEAEDKITSSTSIEVSENVKKSPWGSKVIGAILCISAIPLALSVNLRLGGVMFFIGFALFIIGRFGD; translated from the coding sequence ATGGCTTTAATAAATTGCCCAGAGTGTAAAAAAGAAGTATCAGATAAAGCAAGTGCTTGCCCCAACTGCGGTAACCCATTATCTAGTCATATTCAAAAAAATCATGAGGCAGAAGATAAAATAACATCTTCTACGTCAATAGAAGTTTCTGAGAATGTTAAGAAGAGTCCTTGGGGATCCAAAGTGATTGGTGCAATTCTTTGTATTTCAGCCATTCCATTAGCATTATCGGTTAATTTGCGATTAGGTGGAGTAATGTTTTTTATTGGATTTGCTCTTTTTATAATTGGACGTTTTGGCGATTAA
- a CDS encoding LysR family transcriptional regulator — protein sequence MDYRTLNFDWNRAKAFLVTAEKGSYSAAAKALNLTQSTLGRQVQALEHELGVVLFERTGKGIQITPIGLDLIEHVKTMAEGASKLSLAAMGQSEDLEGLVTITASEAISAFQLPQFVKKIRNLAPGIKIEIVARNESADLRKREADIAVRNYRPKQPDLIMKKVSDAQGNFYATKEFIKNNGPFKTIKDLSKANFVSVGDLSGYIEGLKPYGLNLTKDNFSIMTESHFVHWNLVKDGLGIGIMPNCIGDKDKSVEKVLKSFKGINFSTWIVSHRELKTNRRIRFVFDQLVEYFS from the coding sequence ATGGACTATAGAACTCTTAATTTTGACTGGAACCGCGCCAAAGCCTTTCTCGTAACCGCAGAAAAAGGCAGCTACTCTGCTGCTGCGAAGGCCTTGAATTTAACTCAATCCACACTAGGAAGACAGGTGCAGGCCCTCGAGCATGAACTTGGTGTCGTTTTATTTGAGCGTACAGGCAAGGGAATCCAAATAACTCCAATAGGTCTCGATTTAATAGAGCATGTTAAAACGATGGCGGAGGGTGCATCCAAATTATCTCTAGCGGCAATGGGTCAGTCCGAAGACCTAGAAGGTCTAGTTACCATTACAGCGAGTGAAGCAATCTCTGCGTTCCAACTTCCTCAGTTCGTAAAAAAGATAAGAAACCTGGCCCCGGGTATTAAAATCGAGATTGTTGCTAGAAATGAGTCCGCTGATCTTAGAAAAAGAGAAGCTGATATTGCCGTCAGAAACTATCGCCCAAAGCAACCAGATCTCATCATGAAGAAAGTTTCCGATGCCCAAGGAAATTTCTATGCCACGAAGGAATTTATAAAAAACAATGGACCATTTAAAACCATAAAGGATTTATCAAAAGCAAACTTTGTCAGTGTAGGTGATTTATCTGGTTATATCGAAGGTCTAAAACCCTATGGACTAAATCTCACCAAAGATAACTTCTCCATTATGACAGAAAGTCATTTCGTTCATTGGAATCTAGTCAAGGACGGACTAGGCATTGGCATAATGCCCAACTGTATCGGTGATAAAGATAAATCAGTTGAAAAAGTGCTCAAGTCATTTAAGGGGATAAATTTTTCGACTTGGATTGTTTCGCATAGGGAACTTAAAACCAATCGCCGAATTCGATTTGTTTTTGATCAACTAGTTGAATACTTTTCATAA
- a CDS encoding reverse transcriptase family protein, with product MNFSEIALYNLKSKKKLMSLLFFKQSLNHLKRVADTSSYIVRKNIKNNKVGQSKVRLIQEPKENLKFVHLRVAKLLNRLELPKYLHSGRKEHSYKSNAEVHVGRDYVLNIDIENYFPSCNVKMIYRFFRDKLSMSNDVSYLLSDICTYNGFVPTGSPVSQVIAFCASYDMFEDIYAFCKMKEWEMTVYVDDITISSLKPIEKCDIRHILEIISSHGFKHKRGKLRYYPKGKQKEITGVVIYKNQIRAPHKRKKIIFEKLNSYRLIPVYKESLVGRITEVQYLEGKETLALLMRQLR from the coding sequence ATGAACTTCTCTGAAATTGCACTTTATAATTTAAAGTCGAAAAAAAAACTGATGTCATTATTGTTCTTTAAACAAAGTTTAAACCATTTGAAAAGAGTAGCTGATACAAGTAGCTATATTGTTAGAAAAAATATTAAGAACAATAAAGTAGGGCAGTCTAAGGTTAGACTTATTCAGGAGCCTAAAGAAAACTTGAAGTTTGTACACTTGAGAGTTGCAAAGCTATTGAATCGTTTAGAATTACCTAAATATTTGCACTCTGGCAGAAAGGAACATTCATATAAATCAAATGCAGAAGTCCATGTCGGTCGAGATTATGTTTTAAATATTGATATTGAAAATTACTTTCCTTCATGTAATGTCAAAATGATATATCGTTTCTTTAGAGATAAGTTGAGTATGTCTAATGATGTATCTTATCTATTAAGTGATATTTGTACTTATAATGGCTTTGTACCTACAGGGAGTCCTGTTAGCCAGGTGATTGCTTTTTGTGCATCTTATGACATGTTTGAGGATATCTATGCCTTCTGTAAAATGAAAGAGTGGGAAATGACGGTCTATGTTGACGATATAACGATTTCTTCACTGAAGCCAATCGAAAAATGTGACATTCGGCACATTTTGGAAATTATTTCTAGTCATGGATTTAAACACAAAAGAGGAAAGTTGAGATATTATCCAAAGGGAAAACAAAAAGAAATTACAGGTGTAGTAATATATAAAAATCAAATTAGAGCTCCTCATAAAAGGAAAAAAATAATTTTTGAAAAATTAAACTCTTATAGATTGATACCAGTATATAAAGAATCTTTAGTCGGCCGTATTACTGAAGTTCAGTATCTAGAAGGAAAAGAGACTCTTGCATTGTTGATGAGACAATTACGTTAA
- a CDS encoding LanC-like protein encodes MIYNPERHEELINIDWDENKVIDCIESIFEDTQKNFDSIEKKTMYFGKAGALFGLLEISKFLDKPLALDSKNAISEIYKSYIENPDTESVVPSLYLGEVGILLVEYLVNPSETLEDKIFQLVKSNIENPTLEALWAAPGTMIAASWFCNKTKKNEWKELFVENTEFLISKLKEEREEDLIWQQDLYGKKVRYTGAGHGYFGNMFGILKNIELLKPDDKEYILSHIKMVLDKLAIEEDGAVNWAPVFPKNPEIKPLSQWCHGAPGIVNSLKLFPKHDTVVEDLLVKAGELIWRAGPLTKGIGICHGTDGNGFSFLQLYKRTGNEIWLDRARKFAMHCLPQRKNEYTLFTGDVGLALYLIACLEKTDNFPFLDDF; translated from the coding sequence ATGATTTATAATCCAGAAAGACATGAAGAATTAATCAATATTGATTGGGATGAAAATAAGGTTATTGACTGTATTGAATCCATATTTGAAGACACTCAGAAAAATTTTGATAGTATTGAAAAAAAAACAATGTATTTTGGAAAGGCAGGAGCCCTGTTTGGTTTATTGGAAATATCAAAGTTCTTAGATAAACCTTTGGCCCTAGATTCTAAAAATGCTATTTCTGAAATTTATAAAAGTTATATAGAGAATCCTGATACTGAAAGTGTTGTACCATCTCTGTATTTAGGAGAAGTAGGTATTTTACTAGTTGAATACTTGGTAAACCCATCTGAGACTTTAGAGGATAAAATTTTTCAATTAGTTAAAAGTAATATCGAAAATCCAACTTTAGAAGCCTTGTGGGCTGCTCCGGGGACAATGATTGCTGCGAGTTGGTTCTGTAACAAAACTAAAAAGAATGAATGGAAAGAGCTGTTTGTTGAGAATACAGAATTTCTAATCAGTAAATTGAAAGAAGAAAGAGAAGAAGACTTAATTTGGCAGCAGGACTTATATGGGAAGAAAGTTCGTTATACTGGGGCAGGGCATGGGTATTTTGGTAATATGTTTGGGATTTTAAAAAATATCGAGTTATTAAAGCCCGACGATAAAGAATACATTCTCTCACATATTAAAATGGTACTAGACAAATTAGCAATTGAAGAAGATGGAGCGGTAAATTGGGCTCCAGTATTTCCGAAAAACCCTGAAATAAAGCCCTTGTCGCAATGGTGCCATGGGGCTCCAGGAATAGTTAATAGTTTAAAGCTATTTCCTAAGCATGATACAGTTGTAGAAGATTTATTAGTTAAAGCTGGTGAGCTTATATGGAGAGCGGGACCACTCACTAAGGGAATTGGGATCTGCCATGGTACCGATGGTAACGGGTTTTCATTTCTACAGCTGTATAAAAGAACTGGAAATGAAATATGGTTAGACAGAGCAAGAAAGTTTGCTATGCACTGCCTTCCTCAACGTAAAAATGAATATACTCTCTTTACGGGTGATGTTGGTTTGGCATTGTATCTGATTGCTTGCTTAGAAAAGACAGATAACTTCCCATTTCTTGACGATTTTTAG
- a CDS encoding cysteine hydrolase family protein: MEKALIVIDVQTCYLKQKKDQKDVDQLIATVNDTLKNAREKQIPILFVEHEYEGRLIRWMMKKFMGGAGLRESKDFATDPRIDKQNETTMIKTTGDCFQNAEIANWVIEQGAKDVVIVGQDGMYCIKSSIIGALKNSYNVLLVEGGVIAQNQKGWNSFKQKMVASGEVLLTDFKLL, encoded by the coding sequence ATGGAAAAAGCACTCATTGTAATTGACGTTCAGACTTGTTATCTAAAACAAAAGAAAGACCAAAAAGATGTCGATCAGTTGATTGCGACTGTTAATGACACACTAAAAAATGCCCGAGAGAAACAAATTCCCATTTTGTTTGTAGAACATGAATATGAGGGAAGGCTTATCAGATGGATGATGAAAAAATTCATGGGAGGAGCAGGGTTAAGAGAGTCAAAGGACTTTGCAACTGATCCTCGAATCGATAAGCAAAATGAAACAACAATGATTAAGACTACCGGAGACTGTTTTCAAAATGCAGAAATTGCAAATTGGGTAATAGAACAGGGTGCTAAGGACGTTGTCATAGTTGGGCAAGATGGTATGTACTGTATAAAGTCTTCGATTATTGGTGCCTTGAAAAATAGTTACAACGTTCTTCTTGTCGAGGGGGGAGTCATCGCCCAGAATCAAAAGGGATGGAATAGCTTTAAGCAAAAAATGGTCGCTTCTGGAGAAGTTCTTCTAACCGATTTTAAACTGCTTTAG
- a CDS encoding WYL domain-containing protein codes for MEFLVCFSIVFFYYLFIGGKSKQPISNKSSIPQEVASSKTKNTTISNPIKQNDDDYFYDNYSRNSQNYFQSSISAKNNSAKFKKMIQDAIDKDQSIEIEYTNAQGKDSQREIKPHSIFKMANKLCFRGFCSVRNEDRTFALRRIKSLIIMDNQSISASSPAEVTIKSDDVTDKYEILISKCSKTKIKTLDKTAKGGCLWFLVDKKSKKIFNNICDELGLKPTYTKKGSKTTNYQPSYYLKKSA; via the coding sequence ATGGAGTTTTTAGTATGTTTTTCAATAGTCTTTTTTTATTATTTATTTATTGGGGGAAAATCGAAACAACCAATTTCAAATAAATCATCAATTCCCCAGGAAGTAGCTAGCTCGAAAACAAAGAATACTACTATCTCAAATCCGATAAAACAAAACGATGATGATTATTTTTATGATAATTATTCCAGAAATAGCCAAAACTATTTTCAAAGCTCTATAAGTGCAAAAAATAATTCGGCAAAATTCAAAAAGATGATTCAAGATGCGATAGATAAAGATCAATCGATTGAAATAGAGTATACAAATGCTCAAGGGAAAGATTCACAAAGAGAAATCAAACCACACAGCATATTCAAGATGGCCAATAAGCTTTGCTTCAGAGGTTTCTGTTCAGTCAGAAACGAAGATAGAACTTTTGCATTGAGAAGAATTAAAAGCCTTATAATCATGGATAATCAAAGTATTTCCGCGTCGTCTCCAGCTGAAGTAACAATTAAATCCGACGATGTTACAGACAAGTATGAAATATTAATCTCGAAATGTTCCAAAACCAAAATCAAAACATTAGACAAAACGGCTAAAGGTGGTTGCCTTTGGTTTCTTGTTGATAAAAAATCAAAAAAGATTTTCAACAATATATGCGATGAACTTGGACTTAAACCAACATATACTAAAAAAGGATCAAAGACGACAAATTACCAACCTTCCTATTATCTAAAGAAGTCAGCTTGA
- a CDS encoding VOC family protein, with amino-acid sequence MKMNYTVLGTNDMEAAIVFYNSLFEGMGPFKIFKTDRMNFWQFESFAFAVAVPFDKGPATNGNGTMIGFDVETEDEVKRLYAKAIELGGSCEGKPSRKGPRFSGYVRDLDNNKLCFFS; translated from the coding sequence ATGAAAATGAATTATACCGTTCTTGGTACCAATGATATGGAAGCTGCGATAGTGTTTTACAACTCTTTATTTGAAGGGATGGGGCCTTTTAAGATTTTTAAAACAGATCGAATGAATTTTTGGCAGTTTGAAAGTTTTGCTTTTGCCGTGGCCGTTCCATTTGATAAGGGGCCTGCAACAAATGGAAATGGAACGATGATTGGGTTTGATGTTGAGACAGAAGATGAAGTTAAAAGATTATATGCTAAGGCGATAGAGCTCGGTGGGTCTTGTGAAGGGAAGCCATCTCGAAAAGGTCCAAGATTCTCCGGATATGTGAGAGATCTCGATAATAATAAGTTATGCTTTTTTAGCTAA
- a CDS encoding YafY family protein — MGKGSLRDKSQRHSLILSLLKSEDYWTTELLCQKLSISHRTIMRDLAELREIGHPIDSDKGRGGGISLRGRWGLTKLLLNNEEVISMLVSLAVTEAIGTPILGGNLKSIRNRISDSFPLDQKNLIRKLRGRIYVGKLASSEVLNSYMAPKDSILGDLNIAFFHEKVLVMKYKDGQDKISEREVEPQIILLNWPVWYFLCWDRTKNDKRLFRVDRILKIKLTNQNFALRNPGNLTKGLEEYFEQL, encoded by the coding sequence ATGGGAAAAGGTAGCCTGAGAGACAAATCTCAAAGACATTCACTTATTTTATCTTTGCTTAAAAGTGAGGATTATTGGACAACTGAGTTACTTTGCCAAAAGCTTTCAATAAGTCATCGAACCATAATGCGTGATTTGGCAGAACTCCGTGAAATTGGACATCCTATTGATTCCGATAAAGGGCGCGGAGGTGGAATATCTCTACGAGGAAGATGGGGTTTAACAAAACTTCTCTTAAACAATGAAGAAGTGATAAGTATGCTTGTCTCATTGGCCGTGACGGAAGCAATTGGGACACCTATTTTAGGTGGAAACCTTAAAAGCATTAGAAATAGAATTTCAGATTCATTCCCACTTGATCAGAAAAACTTAATTCGTAAACTTCGAGGTCGTATTTATGTCGGAAAGTTGGCTTCGTCGGAAGTTCTAAATTCTTATATGGCTCCAAAAGATTCGATACTAGGCGACTTAAATATTGCCTTTTTCCATGAAAAAGTTTTAGTCATGAAGTACAAGGATGGACAAGACAAAATCTCAGAAAGAGAAGTTGAACCCCAAATAATTTTACTTAATTGGCCAGTTTGGTATTTTCTTTGTTGGGATAGAACAAAAAATGACAAGAGGTTATTTAGGGTTGACCGTATTCTTAAAATCAAACTAACAAATCAAAATTTTGCATTAAGAAATCCTGGTAATTTAACAAAGGGCCTTGAGGAATATTTTGAGCAACTCTGA
- a CDS encoding GIY-YIG nuclease family protein, with protein MTTERSDIKVPVWRKKVDASIFEHRTTTIPNAYVNIWVLKSRFKDPGKTKTSIVNIKFKNIKTEFKGYIRKSSKMRNNPAWLICFDDEVLKILQNLFPMTYFRYLEALLRKNKNKLKSIPSNEIEEEIPFWEFLDIEYFNESNTIFFTPQFTQKPIFPELFKILSKSPSISSIEDELKGHEKISKSEWFTKDDFEGLEHQRNVIYYLVDEKNKELYIGEAKELKTRFKSKRTEIPNWNKIRFDVLPKDLIKYRVQIEEMIIKSFSYFFNNKKHKENFRIKTLNNKKIK; from the coding sequence ATGACAACAGAAAGATCCGATATAAAAGTACCAGTGTGGAGAAAGAAGGTTGACGCTTCAATATTTGAGCATAGAACAACAACTATTCCTAATGCCTATGTCAACATATGGGTTTTAAAAAGTAGATTCAAAGATCCAGGAAAAACTAAGACCTCGATTGTTAATATTAAGTTTAAAAATATTAAAACTGAGTTCAAGGGCTACATTAGAAAATCTTCAAAAATGAGAAATAATCCTGCATGGCTGATTTGCTTTGATGATGAAGTATTAAAAATACTCCAAAATCTTTTCCCAATGACTTATTTTCGATATTTAGAAGCACTTTTAAGAAAAAACAAAAATAAGCTCAAATCAATTCCATCAAACGAGATTGAAGAAGAAATTCCCTTTTGGGAATTTCTAGATATTGAATACTTCAATGAATCAAACACTATATTTTTCACTCCACAGTTTACTCAAAAACCAATTTTCCCAGAGCTATTTAAAATACTCTCGAAGTCACCATCTATCTCATCAATTGAGGATGAACTTAAAGGACATGAAAAAATTTCGAAAAGTGAATGGTTTACTAAAGACGACTTTGAAGGTTTAGAACATCAGCGAAACGTTATATATTATCTCGTCGATGAAAAAAACAAAGAGCTCTATATTGGCGAAGCCAAGGAACTTAAAACACGCTTCAAATCTAAAAGAACAGAAATTCCGAACTGGAACAAAATTAGGTTTGATGTACTCCCGAAAGATTTAATAAAATACAGAGTTCAAATTGAAGAAATGATAATCAAGTCTTTTTCTTATTTTTTCAACAACAAGAAGCATAAAGAGAACTTTAGAATAAAAACATTAAATAATAAAAAAATTAAATAG
- a CDS encoding Rrf2 family transcriptional regulator: MKLRNQIEWAIHCMEFLARAPKGVFIPTKILAKFHGIPKEYLSKALQQLASSGLIEGTLGPRGGYQLSKAPSEISLLEIVESIEGKKRTFNCQEIRFNNPCLKKKDKDRSVKCAIASAMLEADEAWRRVLEDKKLSEIVTDINSQVPAEIFEKAEEWVNEEMS; encoded by the coding sequence TTGAAATTAAGAAATCAGATAGAATGGGCAATACATTGTATGGAGTTTTTGGCGAGGGCCCCGAAAGGGGTATTCATACCGACAAAAATTCTTGCTAAGTTTCATGGGATTCCTAAGGAGTACTTGTCTAAAGCTTTACAGCAATTGGCCTCGAGTGGACTGATTGAAGGAACTCTAGGGCCGAGAGGTGGTTACCAATTATCAAAAGCACCATCCGAAATTAGTCTCTTAGAGATTGTTGAATCGATTGAGGGAAAGAAAAGAACTTTTAACTGCCAAGAAATTCGTTTTAATAATCCTTGTCTTAAAAAGAAGGACAAAGATAGAAGCGTTAAGTGTGCAATCGCAAGTGCCATGCTCGAGGCCGACGAGGCATGGAGGAGAGTTCTTGAAGACAAGAAACTTTCTGAAATCGTCACCGATATCAATTCGCAAGTTCCTGCAGAGATCTTTGAAAAGGCAGAAGAGTGGGTAAATGAAGAAATGTCTTAG
- a CDS encoding DUF1905 domain-containing protein, which yields MQHIEKFRYTFKGKIWKYQGKGGWYFVTIPKALAKKIRDVHYVSEEGWGRLKTSATINTTTWSTSIWYDTKIGSYIIPVKAIVRKSESLTDGSLVKIDLVFSLDKWFSNLI from the coding sequence TTGCAACATATTGAAAAATTTAGGTACACATTTAAAGGCAAAATTTGGAAATACCAAGGCAAGGGTGGGTGGTATTTTGTTACAATCCCCAAGGCCTTGGCCAAAAAAATTAGAGATGTCCACTATGTGTCCGAAGAAGGTTGGGGGCGTCTCAAAACGTCTGCAACCATAAACACAACGACTTGGAGCACCTCTATCTGGTATGACACAAAAATTGGATCGTACATTATTCCAGTAAAGGCAATAGTCAGAAAGTCCGAGTCTTTGACAGATGGCAGCCTTGTTAAAATTGATCTTGTTTTCAGTCTTGATAAGTGGTTTTCAAATTTAATTTAG